Proteins encoded by one window of Rutidosis leptorrhynchoides isolate AG116_Rl617_1_P2 chromosome 7, CSIRO_AGI_Rlap_v1, whole genome shotgun sequence:
- the LOC139860086 gene encoding uncharacterized protein, with protein MAHPQANGLCEVTNRDIVSGIKKRLCEKRTGWVDELPNVLWAHRTIFKKSTGKHLLVWYMALREANNKQQIAKYYIKRVRALSFDVGEWVLRNNDASRAEKLGKLGPNWEGPYQVVAINAAGSYKLADVEGRTLPNAWHAALLKRYYA; from the exons ATGGCGCATCCCCAGGCTAATGGCTTATGTGAAGTAACCAACCGCGACATTgtaagcggtattaaaaagaggttatgcgAAAAGCGAACTGGTTGGGTGGATGAATTGCCCAATGTGTTGTGGGCACATCGCACTATTTTCAAGAAGAGCACagggaaacaccttttagtttggtatatggCTCTGAG AGAGGCAAATAATAAACAACAAATCGCCAAGTATTACATCAAAAGAGTACGTGCTTTGTCTTTTGATGTAGGCGAATGGGTGCTGCGAAATAATGATGCAAGTAGAGCAGAAAAACTTGGAAAATTAGGACCTAACTGGGAGGGTCCTTATCAAGTTGTGGCAATCAATGCAGCAGGATCATATAAGCTCGCAGACGTAGAAGGGAGAACTCTCCCTAATGCATGGCATGCTGCTttattaaagcgatattatgcataa